In Symmachiella dynata, the following are encoded in one genomic region:
- a CDS encoding DUF1501 domain-containing protein — MLHRRDAMIRLGQAGLGGLALPGLLQAEQAAAAETASGGKAKSCILLYLWGGPPQQDMFDLKPQAPAGIRSLFDPVETVVPGIQLSDQLPLMAKHTDKMAVVRSYTHHSNTHEVGVYYSLTGKINDTLAVPRNQRNRNDFPNVASVVSKFAPPNVMPGSVTIPRPIGHDGVTYTGTYSGFLGPRYDPMELKTPGEVTGPAPHSIELPDGLTTTRLQARFGLLNLLEQEDRMMQKHGHKLASDKFGIGHYRQQAFGMLTSPEAHGAFDITKEPDSMRDRYGRNEYGESFLLARRLVEAGVRLVTVVWVYIAPDGNVLNVWDNHGGTGSLGKISGYAMLKEKYCLPPLDLAYSALLDDLDQRGLLDETLVVALGEFGRTPKINKDMGRDHWGACQSVLLAGGGIRGGQIYGETDKQAAYVTKDPVKPEDMIATMYHALGIPNDGVIHDPQKRPHRITDGEPLVGLFG; from the coding sequence ATGCTACACCGGCGCGATGCGATGATTCGGTTGGGGCAAGCGGGCTTGGGCGGGCTGGCGCTGCCGGGGTTGTTGCAGGCCGAACAGGCTGCTGCGGCTGAGACGGCTTCTGGGGGAAAAGCCAAATCGTGCATTCTGCTTTACCTGTGGGGCGGACCGCCGCAGCAGGATATGTTCGACCTCAAACCGCAGGCACCGGCCGGCATTCGCAGTCTGTTTGATCCGGTCGAGACCGTCGTGCCGGGCATCCAACTCAGCGACCAATTGCCGTTGATGGCCAAACACACCGACAAGATGGCCGTCGTCCGCTCCTACACGCATCACAGCAACACGCATGAGGTGGGCGTCTATTATTCGCTCACCGGGAAAATCAACGACACGCTTGCCGTCCCCCGCAATCAACGCAATCGCAATGATTTTCCCAACGTGGCTTCGGTCGTTTCCAAATTTGCGCCGCCCAACGTGATGCCGGGCAGCGTGACGATTCCGCGGCCGATCGGGCACGATGGTGTGACCTACACCGGAACCTACAGCGGATTCCTCGGCCCGCGTTACGATCCGATGGAACTCAAAACCCCCGGCGAAGTGACCGGCCCCGCGCCGCACAGCATCGAACTTCCCGACGGCCTGACGACCACTCGTCTGCAAGCGCGGTTCGGACTGCTCAATCTGTTGGAGCAAGAGGACCGCATGATGCAAAAGCACGGCCACAAGTTGGCCTCCGATAAATTCGGCATCGGTCATTACCGGCAACAGGCGTTCGGTATGCTCACCTCGCCGGAGGCGCACGGTGCTTTCGACATCACCAAAGAACCCGACAGCATGCGCGACCGCTACGGCCGCAACGAATACGGCGAAAGTTTCTTGTTGGCCCGCCGACTCGTCGAAGCGGGTGTGCGGTTGGTGACCGTCGTCTGGGTTTATATTGCCCCCGATGGCAACGTGCTCAACGTGTGGGACAACCACGGCGGAACCGGCTCGCTGGGCAAGATCAGCGGCTATGCCATGCTCAAAGAAAAGTACTGCCTCCCGCCGCTCGACTTGGCCTATTCGGCGCTGTTGGACGATCTCGACCAACGCGGCCTGCTGGACGAAACATTGGTGGTCGCCTTGGGCGAATTCGGACGCACGCCCAAAATCAACAAGGACATGGGCCGCGACCACTGGGGCGCCTGCCAATCAGTGCTGCTGGCCGGCGGTGGAATTCGCGGCGGGCAGATCTACGGCGAAACCGACAAACAAGCCGCCTACGTCACCAAGGACCCGGTCAAGCCCGA
- a CDS encoding DUF1549 and DUF1553 domain-containing protein — MHFVSQWRRIVLALTVMLLTAGMTRADEPQPVEILVYPPDVQLNTSRDRQSLIVQARYSDGITRDVTEKATMKLADPAFAKLENSTLYPTADGATELVVEHAGLTVKIPVKVAAATTDRPISFHLDVMPTFMRAGCNMGSCHGAARGKDGFRLSLFGFDPVGDHHRLTREISGRRINLALPESSLILEKSTGRVAHGGGKRFDADGEINATIVRWLKAGAPLDAGEVPQVVELELYPKGAVLDGQGTTQKLTVRAKYSDGTDRDVTSLAQFISNNDNSATTSPDGVVEAQNRGEAFIMARYDTHTVGSQFIVLPKGLQFTWAETPANNYIDELIYDKLKKLRIQPSELCSDEEFLRRAHLDIVGVLPTVDEYSRFMQDQAPDKRDRLVDELLDRKEFVEIWVMKWAELLQIRTTRAVTYKSMLRYYNWLQGQVASNVPMDKMVQELLASNGGTFSNAATNYYQTETETLKVSENVAQVFMGMRIQCAQCHNHPFDRWTMDDYYSFAAFFSQIGRKQGEDPREKIIFNSGRGEVKHPVTGAVMPPKFLGGAVPDVAGKDRREVMAKWLASAENPYFAPNLANIVWAHFFGKGIINEVDDVRISNPPVNAELLAELARRFTEYNYDFKKLVRDICTSRTYQLATQTNETNATDNSNFSHMALRRVRAEVLLDAVTQVTDTKNKFRGLPSGARAVQISDGNTSTYFLKTFGRASRGTVCACEVKMEPNLSQALHLLNGDTVNNKIKQGKLVEQRLKEKKSPQEIIDEIYIRCLTRHPTDKEKAALESILVAEKDQQAVLEDVFWALMNSREFLFNH, encoded by the coding sequence ATGCATTTCGTATCCCAATGGCGACGGATTGTGTTGGCGTTGACAGTCATGCTACTCACCGCCGGCATGACGCGCGCGGACGAGCCACAACCTGTTGAAATCCTGGTTTATCCTCCCGACGTTCAGCTAAATACGTCGCGCGATCGGCAATCATTGATCGTGCAAGCCCGTTATTCCGACGGCATCACGCGCGACGTCACCGAAAAAGCCACAATGAAATTGGCCGATCCGGCATTTGCGAAGCTCGAAAATAGCACGCTGTATCCAACAGCCGACGGGGCGACGGAGTTGGTTGTTGAACACGCCGGCTTGACGGTCAAGATTCCGGTTAAAGTGGCCGCTGCGACCACGGACCGCCCAATCAGTTTTCATTTAGACGTCATGCCCACCTTCATGCGTGCGGGATGTAACATGGGAAGCTGCCATGGCGCAGCACGGGGCAAAGACGGGTTTCGCCTCTCGTTGTTCGGATTTGATCCGGTCGGCGATCACCATCGCTTAACACGCGAAATCAGTGGACGACGAATCAATCTGGCGCTGCCCGAGTCGAGTCTGATTCTGGAGAAATCGACCGGAAGAGTCGCGCATGGCGGTGGCAAACGTTTTGACGCAGATGGTGAAATCAATGCAACAATCGTTCGCTGGCTGAAAGCCGGAGCGCCGCTGGATGCCGGCGAAGTCCCGCAGGTCGTTGAATTAGAACTCTACCCCAAAGGAGCCGTGCTCGACGGGCAGGGGACCACGCAAAAATTAACGGTACGCGCCAAATACTCCGACGGAACTGATCGCGACGTCACCTCACTGGCGCAGTTTATTAGCAACAACGATAACTCGGCGACCACTTCACCGGATGGCGTTGTTGAAGCCCAGAACCGCGGTGAAGCCTTCATCATGGCCCGCTATGACACGCACACCGTGGGAAGCCAATTCATCGTGCTGCCCAAGGGGTTGCAATTCACCTGGGCGGAAACGCCGGCGAACAACTACATCGATGAGTTGATCTACGACAAACTCAAGAAACTACGTATCCAACCGTCGGAATTGTGCAGTGATGAAGAGTTTTTGCGTCGCGCTCATCTGGATATTGTCGGCGTCTTGCCGACAGTCGACGAATATAGCCGGTTCATGCAAGATCAAGCGCCGGACAAGCGCGATCGCCTGGTGGACGAGTTGCTTGACCGTAAAGAATTCGTCGAGATCTGGGTGATGAAGTGGGCGGAGTTGCTGCAAATTCGCACGACCCGGGCGGTGACCTACAAGTCCATGCTCCGCTATTACAACTGGCTGCAAGGGCAGGTTGCCAGCAATGTTCCCATGGACAAAATGGTTCAGGAATTGTTGGCCTCGAATGGAGGGACATTCTCCAATGCAGCCACGAATTACTATCAGACCGAAACGGAAACGTTGAAGGTTTCGGAAAACGTCGCGCAGGTGTTCATGGGCATGCGGATTCAATGTGCGCAATGCCACAATCATCCTTTCGACCGCTGGACGATGGACGATTATTATTCGTTCGCCGCCTTCTTCTCACAAATTGGCCGCAAGCAGGGCGAGGATCCTCGTGAGAAGATCATCTTCAATAGCGGTCGCGGTGAAGTGAAGCACCCTGTGACCGGGGCTGTCATGCCTCCCAAGTTTTTGGGAGGAGCGGTTCCTGATGTCGCTGGAAAGGATCGCCGCGAAGTGATGGCCAAATGGTTGGCATCGGCCGAGAACCCTTATTTCGCACCGAATCTGGCCAACATCGTTTGGGCGCATTTCTTCGGAAAAGGCATCATCAACGAAGTCGATGACGTGCGGATCAGCAATCCGCCGGTCAATGCCGAGTTGCTGGCCGAATTGGCACGGCGATTCACCGAATACAACTATGACTTCAAAAAACTGGTCCGCGACATCTGCACGTCACGTACCTATCAATTGGCCACGCAAACCAACGAAACCAATGCCACCGACAACAGCAACTTCTCGCACATGGCGCTGCGACGCGTCCGCGCTGAGGTATTGCTGGATGCCGTTACGCAGGTGACCGACACGAAGAACAAGTTCCGTGGCTTGCCGAGCGGGGCCCGCGCCGTGCAGATTTCCGATGGCAACACGTCGACCTACTTTTTGAAAACATTTGGTCGCGCGTCACGCGGTACTGTTTGTGCTTGCGAAGTGAAGATGGAGCCGAACTTGTCTCAGGCCCTACACCTGCTCAACGGCGATACGGTGAACAATAAAATCAAGCAAGGCAAACTGGTCGAACAGCGGCTCAAGGAAAAGAAATCGCCGCAAGAGATTATTGATGAGATCTATATTCGCTGCTTGACTCGGCATCCTACGGATAAAGAAAAAGCGGCGTTGGAATCAATACTCGTCGCAGAGAAGGATCAGCAAGCTGTTTTAGAAGATGTGTTTTGGGCACTGATGAATTCACGTGAGTTTCTATTCAATCACTAG
- a CDS encoding c-type cytochrome domain-containing protein, whose amino-acid sequence MLNFSKHQTAKRSMIRLVVAMSVVTATLATVAQAADKKPAGDKAPKINFIDHVLPILRQKCGSCHNTDKKTADLDLTSYIGTMQGGGSGPVIEPGAASESYLFELITHQAEPKMPPDSEKMPAEMLAVIEKWIDGGALETAGSKAMAPKKPKFDFSLKGAPTGKPEGPPPMPGRLNLEPVVHTERTTAVTALATSPWAPLVAVSGQQQVLLYHSQTLAFLGTLPFPEGVPHVLKFSSTGDLLLAAGGRGGASGRVVVWNIKTGERVIEVGDELDAVLAADISADQTMVALGGPARVVRIYSTADGSLLHELKKHTDWIYSIAFSPDGVLLATGDRNGGMFVWEGYTAREYASLRGHSAAITGLSWRSDSNILASSSEDGGIRLWEMENGGNVKTWSAHGGGAAAVEFTRDGRLVSCGRDRTAKLWDQAGKQLLAFPSFPDIALRITHCDETNHVIAGDWSGAIHVWNAADGKPVGDLTMNPATLAERLTMAEQQLAAQQAELKKQTDANTAAQAAATKATADVAVAKKAVADTQAQHNQAVEAAKAAKAAVDAATAEHQTVAKTMATLEPLVPLLKESATKAQEAAAKNPEDKELAAAVAQLAEQMTKNSAALVAATKALPEKAAVLEKSKQALVAADKQVVDTKAAFDAAGKQLATVEPLLKPAVDKAAATQQAVNAVTAQVATSQAAVARWQNEIEFTKKLTVLAEVKANHAQLAGVAAEAAAELKSSEEQLAQANTGVATAEANVQAANTTVQQTKDAIAAATAQEATTTTTIATLDATVASLNETAAKAAQAVEKSGGDADVAAIAAQVKVVVDKKNADLAAAKKSLEETKAALAKAKTDLVAAEKNAVAMVAALEAAKKVVVDQNAAVQVAKDKFAAAKQAADAAEQLVEKTQDEVKGHPQLAGKA is encoded by the coding sequence ATGTTGAACTTTTCCAAACATCAAACCGCCAAACGGTCCATGATTCGTCTTGTCGTTGCTATGTCAGTGGTGACTGCCACGCTGGCAACCGTTGCGCAAGCCGCGGACAAGAAACCGGCGGGTGATAAAGCACCGAAAATCAACTTCATCGATCACGTCCTGCCCATTCTGCGTCAAAAATGTGGTTCCTGCCACAACACCGACAAGAAGACGGCGGACCTGGATCTGACCTCTTATATCGGCACGATGCAAGGCGGCGGCTCGGGACCGGTCATTGAACCGGGCGCTGCTTCGGAAAGTTATTTGTTCGAGTTGATCACGCATCAAGCCGAACCCAAAATGCCGCCCGATTCCGAAAAAATGCCGGCAGAGATGCTGGCCGTCATCGAAAAATGGATCGACGGCGGAGCATTGGAAACAGCCGGCAGTAAGGCGATGGCGCCCAAAAAGCCAAAGTTCGATTTTTCATTAAAAGGCGCACCAACCGGCAAGCCCGAGGGACCGCCGCCGATGCCGGGACGATTGAACCTTGAACCGGTTGTGCATACCGAACGGACAACCGCAGTCACTGCGCTGGCCACCAGTCCTTGGGCACCGCTCGTGGCCGTGAGCGGGCAGCAGCAAGTGTTGCTTTATCACTCTCAGACATTGGCATTCCTCGGGACGCTGCCATTTCCCGAAGGTGTGCCCCACGTCCTCAAATTTAGCAGTACCGGCGATTTGTTATTGGCTGCCGGCGGACGGGGCGGTGCCAGCGGACGCGTGGTGGTTTGGAATATCAAAACCGGCGAACGAGTCATCGAAGTCGGTGACGAACTCGACGCGGTTTTAGCCGCTGACATCAGCGCTGATCAAACCATGGTCGCTTTGGGTGGTCCGGCACGCGTCGTGCGGATCTACTCCACTGCGGACGGCTCGTTACTGCATGAATTGAAAAAACACACCGACTGGATTTATTCCATCGCATTCAGCCCCGACGGTGTGCTGTTAGCGACGGGTGATCGCAACGGCGGCATGTTTGTCTGGGAAGGTTACACCGCCCGCGAATATGCGTCACTCCGCGGACACTCCGCGGCAATCACCGGGCTGTCTTGGCGCAGCGATTCCAACATCCTGGCCTCCAGCAGCGAAGATGGCGGCATCCGACTTTGGGAAATGGAAAACGGCGGCAATGTTAAAACCTGGTCGGCACACGGTGGTGGCGCAGCTGCGGTGGAGTTCACCCGCGATGGCCGCCTCGTCTCCTGCGGACGTGATCGTACGGCGAAACTGTGGGACCAAGCAGGCAAACAGTTGCTGGCCTTCCCTTCATTTCCAGACATCGCCCTGCGGATTACTCATTGTGACGAAACCAACCACGTGATCGCCGGCGATTGGAGTGGAGCGATTCACGTCTGGAACGCCGCTGACGGAAAACCGGTCGGCGATTTGACCATGAACCCCGCCACGTTGGCCGAACGGCTCACCATGGCCGAGCAACAACTCGCTGCCCAGCAAGCCGAACTGAAAAAACAGACCGACGCCAACACAGCCGCACAAGCGGCCGCAACCAAGGCAACGGCCGATGTCGCAGTCGCCAAAAAAGCGGTCGCCGACACGCAGGCTCAACACAACCAAGCCGTCGAAGCCGCCAAGGCCGCGAAAGCGGCGGTGGATGCAGCAACGGCTGAACATCAGACTGTTGCCAAAACCATGGCAACGCTCGAACCGTTGGTTCCTTTGCTGAAGGAGTCCGCCACGAAGGCACAAGAAGCTGCTGCGAAAAATCCTGAGGATAAAGAACTGGCAGCGGCTGTGGCACAACTGGCCGAGCAAATGACCAAAAATTCCGCTGCATTGGTAGCCGCCACGAAGGCATTGCCGGAAAAGGCAGCCGTGCTTGAAAAATCAAAACAGGCACTCGTCGCCGCCGATAAACAAGTCGTCGATACCAAAGCCGCGTTCGATGCGGCCGGCAAACAACTGGCAACAGTAGAACCCTTGTTGAAACCAGCGGTCGACAAAGCCGCTGCGACTCAACAAGCGGTCAACGCCGTGACGGCACAAGTCGCCACCTCCCAAGCGGCTGTCGCTCGTTGGCAAAACGAAATCGAATTCACCAAGAAACTAACCGTCTTGGCTGAAGTGAAAGCCAACCACGCACAGTTGGCCGGTGTTGCCGCCGAAGCTGCCGCAGAGTTGAAGAGCTCCGAAGAACAATTGGCGCAGGCGAATACGGGAGTCGCGACCGCTGAGGCAAACGTACAAGCCGCCAACACCACGGTCCAACAAACCAAAGACGCCATCGCCGCGGCAACCGCGCAAGAAGCGACAACCACAACAACGATTGCCACCTTGGATGCAACTGTGGCTTCGTTGAACGAAACGGCAGCTAAGGCGGCACAGGCCGTCGAAAAATCAGGCGGAGACGCGGATGTGGCTGCGATCGCCGCTCAGGTCAAAGTTGTGGTCGACAAGAAGAACGCCGACTTGGCTGCTGCCAAAAAATCTCTAGAAGAGACCAAGGCCGCACTGGCAAAGGCCAAGACCGACTTGGTAGCCGCGGAGAAAAATGCCGTGGCCATGGTGGCCGCTTTGGAAGCCGCGAAGAAAGTTGTCGTCGATCAAAACGCTGCCGTGCAAGTGGCGAAGGACAAATTCGCCGCCGCCAAACAAGCTGCCGATGCCGCAGAGCAGTTGGTGGAAAAGACCCAAGACGAAGTCAAAGGCCATCCGCAATTGGCCGGAAAAGCCTAA
- a CDS encoding GNAT family N-acetyltransferase produces the protein MNYREIAILEETRQAEGTAEIASESEHIAGGWMAFAGMGSWANQACGIGMAGPVSDDDLDRLVDFYVQRGVEPRLEVCPFVDETLITGLAKRGFELREFENVMFRTVAADDDLRSLLEHGWPPGLELVPVDAHDEGQTRTFIDVATSGFRPAGEPVSDIFFQVSHNTVAHPRSSHYLALIDGVPAGGGGMETTAAVACLFGTSVLPEFQRRGIQAALIARRLERARELGCPLVTIHTRPGIATERNARRLGFEMAYTKLIMAMPGEGLAVSP, from the coding sequence ATGAATTATCGAGAGATCGCAATTCTCGAAGAAACGCGGCAAGCGGAGGGGACAGCTGAGATTGCCAGCGAGAGCGAACATATCGCCGGGGGATGGATGGCGTTTGCCGGCATGGGGTCCTGGGCGAATCAGGCGTGCGGGATTGGCATGGCCGGCCCGGTGAGCGATGACGACCTGGACCGGCTAGTCGATTTCTATGTGCAGCGCGGCGTGGAACCGCGGCTTGAAGTCTGCCCGTTTGTTGATGAAACCTTGATCACCGGGTTGGCCAAACGGGGCTTTGAGCTGCGTGAGTTTGAAAACGTGATGTTCCGCACGGTCGCTGCTGATGACGATTTGCGGTCGCTGCTCGAGCATGGTTGGCCGCCGGGACTGGAACTGGTGCCTGTCGATGCGCACGACGAAGGACAAACTCGCACCTTCATCGACGTCGCCACTTCAGGATTTCGCCCCGCTGGCGAACCGGTGAGCGACATCTTTTTTCAAGTCTCCCACAACACGGTCGCTCACCCCCGCTCCAGCCATTACCTGGCGCTGATCGACGGCGTACCGGCGGGTGGCGGGGGGATGGAGACCACCGCGGCGGTCGCATGCCTTTTCGGAACGAGTGTGTTGCCCGAATTTCAGCGACGGGGAATTCAAGCAGCGCTCATTGCCCGGCGATTAGAACGCGCGCGGGAATTGGGTTGCCCGTTGGTTACGATTCACACCCGGCCGGGCATCGCCACCGAACGCAACGCGCGCCGCTTGGGCTTTGAGATGGCCTACACCAAGCTCATCATGGCCATGCCCGGAGAGGGGCTTGCTGTTTCGCCGTAG
- a CDS encoding glyoxalase superfamily protein — MSTSKNRGLFENIAPILNVKNFAASLEYYENVLGFERGEWVTEDLLIGYVERDGFGIYLSQEGQGHPGTWLWIGLKALDPLYEEFQTAGANIVMEPTNFHWAWEMRIQDPDGHVIRFAAEPREDLPFVA, encoded by the coding sequence ATGTCCACCAGCAAAAATCGCGGCTTGTTCGAAAATATCGCACCGATTCTTAACGTCAAAAACTTTGCTGCCAGCCTCGAGTATTACGAAAACGTGCTCGGCTTCGAGCGGGGGGAATGGGTCACCGAGGACTTGTTGATCGGCTATGTCGAGCGGGACGGCTTCGGCATCTATCTCAGCCAAGAGGGGCAAGGACATCCAGGGACTTGGTTATGGATCGGCCTGAAAGCACTCGATCCGCTCTACGAGGAATTTCAAACTGCCGGTGCCAACATTGTGATGGAACCGACCAATTTCCATTGGGCCTGGGAAATGCGGATCCAAGACCCCGACGGCCACGTGATCCGTTTCGCCGCAGAGCCGCGCGAGGATCTGCCGTTTGTGGCGTGA
- a CDS encoding Gfo/Idh/MocA family protein, with product MADTDRRNFLKTASAASATATAVLAGAPAVLAKGVNDKLVVGLIGCGGRGPGVAQGFTGQPGVEIAYVCDPDEQRRNKAAAQFGVKSEHAVGDLRKILDDKSVDAVIVATPDHWHAPASILACDAGKHVYVEKPCAHNFREGQLLVEAARRNDRVVQHGTQQRSNPFTATAIQMLREGMIGDILAAKAWNVQRRSNIGHAQPSEPPAGLDYETWIGPAAMVPFQENRSHYNWHWWYDFGTGDMGNDGVHDLDYAVWGLGVDTHPSRVVSLGGKSYFDDDQQYPDTQTALFEYEGDGSIGSRRQLTFEMRLWDKNYPYNADSGAEFYGTAGQMLLSKRGKLLVWDERNRRIDKPVAKNPVPLKISNHQQDFVDAIKTSRRPNADIEIGFRSAALCHLATIANRLQRTVNFDPAAEKVVGDAEAQAMLSRTYRDGGHWAIPAGV from the coding sequence ATGGCCGATACCGATCGTCGCAACTTTCTAAAGACCGCTTCCGCAGCCTCTGCGACTGCAACCGCAGTACTGGCCGGCGCGCCTGCGGTTTTGGCCAAAGGGGTTAATGATAAACTCGTCGTCGGTTTGATCGGTTGCGGCGGACGCGGGCCAGGCGTCGCGCAAGGTTTTACCGGTCAGCCCGGAGTCGAAATCGCCTATGTGTGCGATCCAGACGAACAACGGCGAAACAAAGCAGCCGCACAGTTCGGTGTAAAAAGCGAACACGCCGTCGGGGATTTGCGCAAGATTCTCGATGACAAGTCGGTCGATGCCGTCATCGTCGCCACTCCCGACCATTGGCACGCACCCGCTTCGATTCTGGCCTGCGACGCCGGCAAGCACGTCTATGTCGAAAAGCCTTGTGCGCATAATTTTCGCGAAGGGCAACTGTTGGTCGAAGCTGCGCGGCGTAACGATCGTGTCGTACAACACGGCACACAACAACGCAGCAATCCCTTCACAGCCACCGCCATTCAGATGCTCCGCGAAGGGATGATCGGCGATATCCTGGCCGCCAAGGCGTGGAACGTACAACGTCGCTCGAATATCGGTCACGCCCAACCGAGCGAGCCGCCGGCTGGTCTTGATTACGAGACTTGGATCGGCCCCGCAGCGATGGTTCCGTTCCAGGAAAACCGCAGCCATTACAACTGGCATTGGTGGTACGATTTCGGCACGGGGGATATGGGGAACGATGGCGTGCATGATCTCGATTATGCAGTCTGGGGACTGGGCGTCGATACGCATCCCTCCCGTGTGGTGTCGTTGGGAGGTAAATCGTATTTCGATGACGACCAACAGTATCCCGATACGCAAACCGCGCTGTTCGAGTACGAAGGGGACGGTTCGATCGGCAGTCGCCGACAATTGACTTTCGAAATGCGATTGTGGGACAAGAACTATCCCTACAACGCCGACAGCGGCGCGGAATTCTATGGCACGGCAGGACAAATGTTGCTCAGCAAACGGGGCAAGCTGTTGGTCTGGGACGAACGGAATCGCCGCATTGACAAACCGGTCGCAAAAAATCCGGTGCCGCTAAAGATCTCAAACCACCAACAAGATTTTGTGGATGCGATCAAGACATCGCGGCGACCTAATGCGGATATCGAAATCGGCTTTCGCTCCGCCGCCTTGTGTCATTTGGCCACCATCGCCAACCGTTTGCAGCGGACAGTCAATTTTGATCCCGCTGCCGAAAAAGTCGTGGGCGATGCCGAAGCGCAGGCGATGTTATCGCGCACCTATCGCGACGGCGGCCACTGGGCCATTCCGGCAGGGGTCTGA
- a CDS encoding PQQ-binding-like beta-propeller repeat protein, with product MSVKFFKQLAIAAALMMGWGLLAAQAEDWPRWRGPQGDGTWQAPELPERWPETGLQQVWKQPIGGGYGGISVVGDRLYVMDRPTEPEQVERVLCLNCTTGEKMWEHIYAADYGKLEYGNGPRATPTVFENRVYTFGTLGHTHCFDADDGTVIWSHDFLGNDDATVPEWGLSGSPVIWKNLVIVHPGANGGCYVALDRITGAEVWRSSDDPAGYGTPIIISHNGNEQLVCWSPRHILGLKPADGTIQWSIPYEVQYDVSIATPIFRDGIVFVTGYWHGAKAIELGDKPDEAKLLWEENRHLRGLMCQPLYRDGYLYSLDKNRGLVCFQFRECEKMWTDDKHRMTPRGRNPQANLVWLGDTNRVIILNAEGDLILSRLTPEGYDEQSRTNIIDRTWAHPAFAGQHVYVRNDNEILCVRLTD from the coding sequence ATGTCCGTCAAATTCTTCAAGCAACTCGCAATTGCCGCCGCGCTAATGATGGGCTGGGGCCTACTCGCTGCGCAGGCGGAAGACTGGCCGCGCTGGCGGGGGCCGCAGGGCGATGGGACTTGGCAAGCGCCAGAGCTTCCCGAGCGCTGGCCCGAGACTGGTCTGCAACAAGTCTGGAAACAGCCGATCGGCGGCGGGTATGGCGGGATCTCCGTCGTGGGGGACCGTCTGTATGTCATGGATCGGCCCACCGAGCCTGAGCAGGTTGAACGCGTGTTGTGTTTGAATTGCACCACGGGCGAAAAAATGTGGGAACACATCTACGCCGCCGATTACGGAAAACTCGAATACGGCAACGGCCCGCGGGCAACACCCACAGTCTTCGAAAACCGTGTCTACACCTTCGGCACACTGGGGCATACGCATTGTTTCGACGCCGATGACGGGACCGTAATTTGGTCGCACGACTTTTTAGGCAACGACGATGCCACCGTTCCCGAATGGGGACTGTCCGGCTCACCGGTGATTTGGAAAAATCTCGTCATCGTGCATCCCGGTGCCAACGGCGGTTGTTATGTCGCCTTGGATCGAATAACCGGGGCGGAAGTCTGGCGCAGCAGCGACGATCCAGCCGGGTATGGCACGCCGATTATCATTTCGCACAACGGAAATGAGCAACTCGTCTGTTGGTCTCCGCGACATATCCTGGGACTAAAACCGGCGGACGGAACGATTCAGTGGTCGATTCCCTACGAAGTCCAGTACGATGTCTCGATCGCGACACCTATTTTTCGCGATGGCATCGTCTTCGTGACCGGTTACTGGCACGGCGCCAAGGCCATCGAGTTGGGCGATAAGCCTGACGAAGCCAAGTTGCTGTGGGAGGAAAACCGTCATTTGCGCGGGTTGATGTGCCAGCCGCTGTATCGTGACGGATATCTCTACAGCTTGGACAAAAACCGTGGGCTGGTCTGTTTTCAGTTTCGCGAATGCGAAAAAATGTGGACGGACGACAAGCACCGCATGACCCCGCGCGGCCGCAATCCGCAAGCCAATCTGGTCTGGCTGGGAGACACGAATCGTGTGATCATCCTCAATGCCGAAGGAGATCTGATTCTGTCGCGGCTGACGCCCGAGGGTTACGACGAACAGTCGCGCACCAACATCATTGACCGCACCTGGGCACATCCCGCCTTTGCCGGCCAGCACGTGTATGTCCGCAACGACAATGAAATCCTCTGCGTCCGCCTGACCGACTGA